A stretch of the Aegilops tauschii subsp. strangulata cultivar AL8/78 chromosome 4, Aet v6.0, whole genome shotgun sequence genome encodes the following:
- the LOC109786438 gene encoding RNA pseudouridine synthase 5 isoform X1 — translation MAVAAAGETPPLQANYVFGRAWPDLNEGLSYTDTFRGADAETTASLINFYSENYKSSAPLPGWIHRIRNGQITVDGQVVTDPDMILREGSKLVYHRLAWKEPFAPHLLQVLYEDDDMVALNKPSGLQVLPKGIFQQRTVLAQLQWKEWKMPPSSCSKRKNVQLHPVPVHRLGRGTSGLLLCAKTKLAKVQLASYFAEGAANAEKKRDGTEVGKERKISKFYRALVTGILEHDGDVVTQPIGLVHYPGVAEGLYVACSSGKPAMSKVCVLERLAHQNQTLVQVEIHSGRPHQIRIHLAYIGHPLVDDPLYCIGGQPKFHDLESTSTDISFAYDGGYERPLQPVPGDCGYHLHAHWLVLSHPTTNKMLKITAPLPHILQTREERCDPQVDT, via the exons atggccgtcgccgccgccggagagACTCCGCCGCTGCAGGCGAACTACGTCTTCGGGAGGGCATGGCCGGATCTCAACGAAGGACTCTCCTACACCGATACGTTCCGCGGCGCTG ATGCGGAAACCACCGCCTCCTTGATCAACTTCTACTCCGAGAACTACAAGAGCTCGGCGCCATTGCCAGG GTGGATTCATAGGATTCGCAATGGACAG ATAACGGTTGATGGCCAAGTTGTCACTGATCCAGATATGATTCTCAG GGAGGGTTCTAAGTTGGTATATCATCGCCTCGCATGGAAGGAGCCATTTGCACCACATTTGCTTCAAGTGCTTTATGAAGATGACGACATG GTCGCCCTTAACAAGCCTTCCGGTTTGCAAGTTCTGCCAAAAGGAATCTTCCAGCAGCGCACTGTTCTAGCACAGCTTCAGTGGAAAGAGTGGAAGATGCCCCCATCAAGCTGCTCTAAGAGAAAAAATGTGCAGTTACATCCTGTACCTGTTCATCGATTAGGAAGGGGCACGTCAG GTCTACTGCTTTGTGCCAAGACAAAGCTTGCCAAAGTTCAACTTGCATCTTATTTTGCAGAAGGTGCTGCAAATGCAGAGAAGAAAAG GGATGGAACTGAGGTTGGCAAAGAACGGAAAATTTCAAAATTCTATCGAGCATTAGTAACTGGTATACTTGAACACGATGGG GATGTGGTTACTCAACCCATAGGATTGGTTCATTACCCTGGAGTTGCAGAGGGACTTTATGTGGCATGTTCCTCAG GGAAGCCAGCCATGAGCAAAGTGTGTGTTCTTGAGAGACTTGCGCACCAAAATCAAACGCTGGTCCAG GTTGAAATTCATTCAGGACGGCCTCACCAAATCCGAATACACCTTGCATACATTGGacaccctcttgttg ATGATCCTCTCTATTGTATTGGTGGGCAGCCTAAATTTCATGACCTGGAATCTACTAGTACGGATATTTCTTTTGCATATGACGG AGGTTATGAGAGGCCTTTACAGCCTGTTCCCGGGGACTGTGGGTATCACTTGCATGCTCATTGGCTGGTCCTTTCTCATCCAACCACGAATAAG ATGCTGAAGATAACCGCCCCTCTGCCGCATATCCTACAAACtcgagaggagcgttgcgatccACAAGTTGATACTTGA
- the LOC109786438 gene encoding RNA pseudouridine synthase 5 isoform X3, with amino-acid sequence MILREGSKLVYHRLAWKEPFAPHLLQVLYEDDDMVALNKPSGLQVLPKGIFQQRTVLAQLQWKEWKMPPSSCSKRKNVQLHPVPVHRLGRGTSGLLLCAKTKLAKVQLASYFAEGAANAEKKRDGTEVGKERKISKFYRALVTGILEHDGDVVTQPIGLVHYPGVAEGLYVACSSGKPAMSKVCVLERLAHQNQTLVQVEIHSGRPHQIRIHLAYIGHPLVDDPLYCIGGQPKFHDLESTSTDISFAYDGGYERPLQPVPGDCGYHLHAHWLVLSHPTTNKMLKITAPLPHILQTREERCDPQVDT; translated from the exons ATGATTCTCAG GGAGGGTTCTAAGTTGGTATATCATCGCCTCGCATGGAAGGAGCCATTTGCACCACATTTGCTTCAAGTGCTTTATGAAGATGACGACATG GTCGCCCTTAACAAGCCTTCCGGTTTGCAAGTTCTGCCAAAAGGAATCTTCCAGCAGCGCACTGTTCTAGCACAGCTTCAGTGGAAAGAGTGGAAGATGCCCCCATCAAGCTGCTCTAAGAGAAAAAATGTGCAGTTACATCCTGTACCTGTTCATCGATTAGGAAGGGGCACGTCAG GTCTACTGCTTTGTGCCAAGACAAAGCTTGCCAAAGTTCAACTTGCATCTTATTTTGCAGAAGGTGCTGCAAATGCAGAGAAGAAAAG GGATGGAACTGAGGTTGGCAAAGAACGGAAAATTTCAAAATTCTATCGAGCATTAGTAACTGGTATACTTGAACACGATGGG GATGTGGTTACTCAACCCATAGGATTGGTTCATTACCCTGGAGTTGCAGAGGGACTTTATGTGGCATGTTCCTCAG GGAAGCCAGCCATGAGCAAAGTGTGTGTTCTTGAGAGACTTGCGCACCAAAATCAAACGCTGGTCCAG GTTGAAATTCATTCAGGACGGCCTCACCAAATCCGAATACACCTTGCATACATTGGacaccctcttgttg ATGATCCTCTCTATTGTATTGGTGGGCAGCCTAAATTTCATGACCTGGAATCTACTAGTACGGATATTTCTTTTGCATATGACGG AGGTTATGAGAGGCCTTTACAGCCTGTTCCCGGGGACTGTGGGTATCACTTGCATGCTCATTGGCTGGTCCTTTCTCATCCAACCACGAATAAG ATGCTGAAGATAACCGCCCCTCTGCCGCATATCCTACAAACtcgagaggagcgttgcgatccACAAGTTGATACTTGA
- the LOC109786438 gene encoding RNA pseudouridine synthase 5 isoform X2 produces MAVAAAGETPPLQANYVFGRAWPDLNEGLSYTDTFRGADAETTASLINFYSENYKSSAPLPGWIHRIRNGQITVDGQVVTDPDMILREGSKLVYHRLAWKEPFAPHLLQVLYEDDDMVALNKPSGLQVLPKGIFQQRTVLAQLQWKEWKMPPSSCSKRKNVQLHPVPVHRLGRGTSGLLLCAKTKLAKVQLASYFAEGAANAEKKRDGTEVGKERKISKFYRALVTGILEHDGDVVTQPIGLVHYPGVAEGLYVACSSGKPAMSKVCVLERLAHQNQTLVQVEIHSGRPHQIRIHLAYIGHPLVDDPLYCIGGQPKFHDLESTSTDISFAYDGGYERPLQPVPGDCGYHLHAHWLVLSHPTTNK; encoded by the exons atggccgtcgccgccgccggagagACTCCGCCGCTGCAGGCGAACTACGTCTTCGGGAGGGCATGGCCGGATCTCAACGAAGGACTCTCCTACACCGATACGTTCCGCGGCGCTG ATGCGGAAACCACCGCCTCCTTGATCAACTTCTACTCCGAGAACTACAAGAGCTCGGCGCCATTGCCAGG GTGGATTCATAGGATTCGCAATGGACAG ATAACGGTTGATGGCCAAGTTGTCACTGATCCAGATATGATTCTCAG GGAGGGTTCTAAGTTGGTATATCATCGCCTCGCATGGAAGGAGCCATTTGCACCACATTTGCTTCAAGTGCTTTATGAAGATGACGACATG GTCGCCCTTAACAAGCCTTCCGGTTTGCAAGTTCTGCCAAAAGGAATCTTCCAGCAGCGCACTGTTCTAGCACAGCTTCAGTGGAAAGAGTGGAAGATGCCCCCATCAAGCTGCTCTAAGAGAAAAAATGTGCAGTTACATCCTGTACCTGTTCATCGATTAGGAAGGGGCACGTCAG GTCTACTGCTTTGTGCCAAGACAAAGCTTGCCAAAGTTCAACTTGCATCTTATTTTGCAGAAGGTGCTGCAAATGCAGAGAAGAAAAG GGATGGAACTGAGGTTGGCAAAGAACGGAAAATTTCAAAATTCTATCGAGCATTAGTAACTGGTATACTTGAACACGATGGG GATGTGGTTACTCAACCCATAGGATTGGTTCATTACCCTGGAGTTGCAGAGGGACTTTATGTGGCATGTTCCTCAG GGAAGCCAGCCATGAGCAAAGTGTGTGTTCTTGAGAGACTTGCGCACCAAAATCAAACGCTGGTCCAG GTTGAAATTCATTCAGGACGGCCTCACCAAATCCGAATACACCTTGCATACATTGGacaccctcttgttg ATGATCCTCTCTATTGTATTGGTGGGCAGCCTAAATTTCATGACCTGGAATCTACTAGTACGGATATTTCTTTTGCATATGACGG AGGTTATGAGAGGCCTTTACAGCCTGTTCCCGGGGACTGTGGGTATCACTTGCATGCTCATTGGCTGGTCCTTTCTCATCCAACCACGAATAAG TGA